From the Diospyros lotus cultivar Yz01 chromosome 13, ASM1463336v1, whole genome shotgun sequence genome, one window contains:
- the LOC127788898 gene encoding uncharacterized protein LOC127788898 has protein sequence MWLLLSMVVAKVFSTSLHKQTPDKFTSLRDGRGNMKFPTKPMSSPSRTDKFPPPLLMRFLRTNPGSRSKGRSRSSPMFVRKKNAVNETQEPSSPKVTCIGQVRVRRSSKSSGRAPARVRCSCSWLRKALFRRHFSKRVRHCSFCPSGWPKCGRFFRFGHCRRAQNGKDEDEEEEEEEDEAEAEAKVEPTELPSPSPSSPSSPPPAAASSSPPKNALLLTRCRSAPYRSSSLACRFWGSPLSASGTEEGEIENRAEGEANCRDSATETDMEREREGNSGIRGELEGSEAMGTAQGTQNGVEEPDTAGGGGATRPVILTRCKSEPASTGERLDPAAGLWREKRLGFSNHSSL, from the coding sequence ATGTGGCTACTTCTTAGTATGGTAGTGGCCAAAGTCTTCTCAACCTCACTCCACAAACAAACCCCAGACAAATTCACTTCACTGAGAGACGGCAGAGGAAACATGAAGTTTCCCACCAAACCCATGTCCAGTCCCAGCCGAACGGACAAGTTTCCGCCGCCATTGTTGATGAGGTTTCTCAGAACCAACCCCGGAAGCCGAAGCAAAGGAAGGTCTCGTTCCAGCCCAATGTTCGTCCGCAAGAAGAACGCCGTCAACGAGACCCAAGAACCCTCTTCGCCCAAGGTCACCTGCATTGGCCAGGTCCGAGTCCGGCGATCTTCCAAATCATCCGGCCGTGCTCCGGCCAGAGTCCGCTGCTCGTGTTCCTGGCTCCGGAAGGCTCTGTTTCGGCGCCATTTTTCGAAGAGGGTCCGGCACTGTTCCTTCTGCCCGTCGGGTTGGCCCAAATGCGGCCGGTTTTTCCGCTTCGGACATTGCCGAAGAGCTCAGAACGGGAAAgacgaagatgaagaagaagaagaagaagaagacgaagcaGAAGCAGAGGCGAAAGTAGAACCAACAGAGCTTCCGTCTCCGTCTCCGTCCTCGCCCTCATCTCCGCCTCCGGCGGCGGCTTCCAGTTCGCCGCCGAAGAACGCTTTGCTGCTGACGAGATGCAGATCCGCTCCGTACAGATCTTCGTCGCTGGCCTGCCGATTTTGGGGCTCTCCTTTGTCGGCGTCAGGAACAGAGGAAGGCGAGATAGAAAACAGAGCAGAGGGCGAAGCCAATTGCAGGGATTCGGCCACGGAAACTGACATGGAACGAGAAAGGGAAGGAAACTCGGGAATTCGCGGAGAATTGGAGGGTTCAGAAGCCATGGGAACAGCCCAAGGAACTCAAAATGGGGTTGAAGAACCCGACACAGCGGGAGGAGGCGGCGCTACTCGGCCGGTGATTCTCACGAGGTGCAAGTCGGAGCCGGCGAGCACGGGAGAGAGGCTGGATCCGGCGGCCGGTCTCTGGAGGGAGAAGAGGTTGGGTTTCTCCAATCATAGTTCATTGTGA
- the LOC127788846 gene encoding protein POLAR-like 1, giving the protein MWQALLAAAVAGSGFLAKRLVTSVADPDLDQPKKQPPHFAISSEPQPSTPPTVYSFDGNRKSEPESQSLSPLGGGDGSIFRFSSSAGIGSGGKGENRKGLKNGGGFGKAERKYGKKFVVCVKKRRTSKSAPGKCDSCSSKDNSSFNWGLGVGMMYMMSAGKAEINKLNMAMDDTAKVIQELKAELSKRKSSRHLKFSSSWNVLSTDSDKIRGKRIESVPEWSTEDRYHVQDSGFLMNEEGECASVLTEEPQQEVQQMDHLEAELESELQKLSWTSKEASGLEGNTSDIFENQASAGALYKSDGQNCNSYQFNGVLPSELDKKLSHLLIEQQGSHIVELESELHHALSKLHVKEAELQALKDCVRRLTDLSLATASDEETETQIEEENANDGDYSNNMETDSKKAVVGMKRAMTFESYRCRN; this is encoded by the exons ATGTGGCAGGCTCTATTAGCAGCCGCAGTAGCAGGATCTGGCTTCTTGGCCAAACGCCTCGTCACCTCCGTTGCCGATCCGGACCTCGATCAGCCCAAGAAACAACCGCCACATTTTGCTATTTCTTCTGAACCCCAACCTTCAACCCCTCCCACTGTTTACTCATTCGACGGAAACCGCAAATCCGAGCCTGAATCCCAGAGTTTGAGTCCGCTTGGCGGTGGCGATGGGTCGATTTTCAGGTTCTCGAGTTCTGCGGGGATTGGAAGCGGAGGAAAAGGGGAAAACCGGAAGGGGCTTAAGAATGGCGGTGGGTTTGGGAAAGCGGAAAGAAAATACGGGAAGAAATTCGTGGTTTGCGTGAAGAAGAGGCGAACTAGCAAGAGCGCCCCTGGAAAATGCGACTCCTGTTCTTCCAAAG ACAACTCAAGTTTCAATTGGGGACTCGGCGTTGGAATGATGTACATGATGTCTGCTGGGAAGGCTGAAATCAATAAGCTGAACATGGCAATGGATGATACTGCAAAAGTTATTCAAGAATTGAAAGCTGAACTTTCTAAACGAAAATCATCCCGTCatctaaaattttcaagttCTTGGAATGTACTTAGTACAGACTCAGACAAAATCAGAGGCAAACGTATTGAATCAGTGCCTGAATGGAGCACTGAGGACAGGTATCATGTCCAAGATTCTGGTTTCCTTATGAATGAAGAAGGTGAATGTGCTAGTGTTCTTACTGAAGAGCCACAGCAAGAGGTGCAGCAAATGGATCATCTGGAAGCAGAGCTTGAATCTGAACTGCAAAAGCTTTCTTGGACCTCCAAAGAAGCCTCTGGTCTTGAAGGAAACACATCAGATATATTTGAG AATCAAGCATCAGCTGGAGCGTTATACAAATCAGATGGCCAGAATTGCAATTCTTATCAGTTCAACGGTGTATTGCCATCTGAACTGGATAAAAAACTGAGCCATTTGCTCATTGAACAACAAGGGAGCCACATTGTGGAGCTAGAGTCTGAACTGCATCATGCGCTATCCAAACTCCATGTGAAAGAAGCTGAACTTCAAGCATTGAAGGACTGCGTTAGGCGCCTTACTGACTTGTCTCTAGCAACTGCCTCAG atgAAGAAACTGAAACCCAAATTGAAGAAGAGAATGCTAATGATGGGGATTATAGTAACAACATGGAAACTGATTCAAAGAAAGCAGTGGTTGGGATGAAAAGAGCAATGACTTTTGAATCATACCGTTGCAGAAACTGA
- the LOC127789316 gene encoding lipid phosphate phosphatase gamma, whose protein sequence is MSNSNPTLKAVTLTHVRYQKGDQLGHFLAWVSLVPVFFSLGGFVCHFIFRRELQGMFFALGLLISQCINEVIKTYVQQARPATCALLEMCDSHGWPSSHSQYMFFFSTYFTLLTHFKFGVLGRNQMLVSILLVWPLAFLTTYSRVYLGYHTVAQVFAGSALGLVLGAAWFWVVNFFLRFHFPAIEESSLGRFLYVKDTSHIPNVLKFEYENARAARRHVSYKRSD, encoded by the coding sequence ATGTCGAATTCAAACCCTACGCTCAAGGCAGTGACGCTGACCCATGTCCGATACCAGAAGGGCGACCAATTGGGCCACTTCCTGGCCTGGGTCTCTCTGGTCCCAGTCTTCTTCAGCCTCGGCGGCTTCGTCTGCCATTTCATCTTCCGACGAGAGCTGCAGGGCATGTTCTTCGCTCTCGGCTTGCTGATCTCCCAGTGCATCAACGAGGTCATCAAGACATACGTCCAGCAAGCCCGCCCCGCCACCTGCGCGCTGCTCGAGATGTGCGACTCCCATGGTTGGCCTTCCAGCCACTCCCAGTAtatgttcttcttctccacctaCTTCACGCTGCTTACCCATTTCAAGTTTGGGGTTCTGGGTCGGAACCAAATGTTGGTTTCGATTCTTCTAGTTTGGCCGCTGGCGTTCCTGACCACGTACTCCCGGGTTTATTTAGGGTACCACACCGTTGCCCAGGTGTTTGCCGGGTCAGCTCTCGGGCTTGTTCTTGGGGCGGCGTGGTTCTGGGTGGTGAATTTTTTTCTCCGTTTTCATTTCCCGGCGATTGAAGAGAGTTCCCTTGGGAGGTTCCTTTATGTGAAGGACACGTCTCACATCCCCAATGTGTTGAAATTTGAATATGAAAATGCTAGAGCTGCAAGAAGACATGTATCTTACAAGAGATCTGATTGA